The following proteins are co-located in the Synechococcus sp. PROS-U-1 genome:
- a CDS encoding nitrate reductase associated protein encodes MSSRRDSASHCFAFEQDFIGNWRCIPLCVRRKLDLCGVKLKLNHWLELSHEQRQALVDWPDADDALEQLCQHLRDCTSPMADGMAKDLPPVSGAPWQQLAELPAVVQEAATVRGVVLTLEQWTQLSELERFALCKLARPGHDHHNLEAAFSEVLV; translated from the coding sequence ATGTCCAGCCGTCGTGATTCCGCCAGCCATTGCTTTGCCTTTGAACAGGACTTCATCGGCAACTGGCGCTGCATTCCCCTGTGTGTGCGACGCAAATTGGATCTGTGTGGGGTGAAGTTAAAGCTCAACCACTGGCTTGAACTTTCCCATGAGCAACGTCAAGCCCTGGTGGATTGGCCGGATGCAGATGATGCTCTCGAGCAGCTTTGCCAACACCTGCGCGATTGCACGAGCCCCATGGCCGATGGCATGGCCAAGGATCTGCCACCGGTGAGCGGTGCCCCCTGGCAACAGCTGGCCGAGCTGCCCGCTGTGGTGCAGGAGGCCGCCACAGTGCGGGGTGTGGTGCTGACCCTGGAGCAATGGACCCAGCTCAGTGAGCTGGAGCGCTTTGCCTTGTGCAAGTTGGCCCGGCCGGGGCACGATCATCACAACCTTGAGGCAGCCTTCAGCGAAGTGCTGGTGTGA